A stretch of Halichondria panicea chromosome 1, odHalPani1.1, whole genome shotgun sequence DNA encodes these proteins:
- the LOC135352454 gene encoding uncharacterized protein LOC135352454 → MRTHAAHAVHVHCACHRLQLASLQAAKTVPEIQKVFGMMGNIWKLFYYSPKKMQALKEVQAVLGLPELKVVKPSDTRWLSHERCMRAIRKELPALITTLQQLYETTGDAEAFGLSTLLSCFTGVASICFLSYVLDTLAKMNVAMQRKVTDFSKLKIMLQFTRDELKSLKSDTADWCCITTSMLASLETEYGIDIGRHRAASPRSKFAKISSIEEYLSLIGIPYIDTLLGNIESRFSDSVVKLLVATSIFNPSQLPAEGFLSSYGLQEIKELADFYGNAASVEHCGETYTSPPLLDGEELVSEWKFFRRALCKEKELFVRTNQTTPSIQELLTSMQACDAYKGVVSLRHGTNIKIKTCDSVNTVL, encoded by the coding sequence ATGCGCACTCATGCTGCTCATGCTGTGCACGTTCACTGTGCATGCCATAGGCTACAGCTTGCAAGCTTACAAGCAGCTAAGACTGTTCCAGAAATACAAAAAGTCTTTGGCATGATGGGTAACATATGGAAGTTGTTCTATTATTCCCCAAAGAAAATGCAAGCACTGAAAGAAGTACAAGCTGTTCTTGGATTGCCGGAATTGAAGGTGGTGAAACCAAGTGATACCCGTTGGCTTTCACACGAGCGATGTATGCGAGCAATTCGCAAAGAGCTGCCTGCTCTTATAACTACACTGCAACAGCTGTATGAGACAACAGGTGATGCGGAAGCTTTTGGCTTAAGTACACTTCTCTCTTGTTTTACTGGAGTAGCCAGTATCTGCTTTCTTTCCTACGTCCTTGACACTCTGGCAAAAATGAATGTTGCCATGCAAAGGAAGGTGACTGACTTTAGCAAGTTAAAAATCATGTTGCAATTCACACGTGACGAGCTAAAGTCATTGAAGAGTGACACAGCTGATTGGTGTTGCATAACTACATCCATGTTAGCTTCGCTGGAGACAGAGTATGGAATCGACATTGGAAGACACAGAGCTGCATCTCCTCGATCAAAATTTGCAAAGATTAGCAGCATTGAAGAATACCTGTCACTCATTGGAATTCCTTACATTGACACTCTGCTAGGAAATATTGAGAGTCGGTTCTCAGATAGTGTGGTTAAATTGCTGGTTGCTACATCTATTTTCAATCCTTCTCAACTACCAGCAGAAGGATTTTTATCTTCCTATGGTCTGCAAGAAATTAAGGAACTAGCTGACTTCTATGGCAATGCCGCTTCTGTAGAACATTGTGGTGAAACATATACATCACCACCCCTACTCGATGGAGAAGAACTGGTTTCTGAATGGAAATTTTTTAGGCGAGCTCTATGCAAAGAGAAAGAACTATTTGTACGTACTAATCAGACAACTCCTAGTATACAAGAGTTGTTGACATCAATGCAAGCATGTGACGCATACAAGGGTGTGGTATCCTTACGACATGGAACTAACATTAAGATAAAGACttgtgattccgtaaatactgtactgtaa
- the LOC135338754 gene encoding uncharacterized protein K02A2.6-like, whose protein sequence is MAATHYGTLNNYRPDQESIKTYLDQVDLYFTANTVPDDKQVPILLSSIGATTYSLLCDLLAPEAPKSKTKGEIFAALRKHYEPTRAVIAERFHFQKRDQVPDESLAEYDAALRKLATHCNFGAYLTEALRDRFVAGLRSEAMQRRLLAETELTLKRAMEIAQGMEAAESNTRALKASNPSIKSIQSKRRPQPNQPCYRCGKSNHSAADCRFKDAECHSCGKQGHIAPACRSNPPSQFKKTEKRRFKTHLVEPDGNSSTDSEADTYHLYRLTEPSTQPITVTVKIEDTPLKMEIDTGAAISIISEATRKAKFSKFKLRKSNILLKTYTDEAMMVTGQINVCVNYGEQVARLVLVVVAGSGPSLFGRNWLKYLQLDWKCIATVKSPPAGTLKNLLHEYDSLFKDELGTVTSHKATLRVRPDATPRFFKPRPVPYATKEAIGDELDRMEQQGIIQKIPSSDWAAPLVAVPKKDGRFRLCGDYKVTINQDLEVDQYPLPKPEDLFATLANGSLFTKLDLSQAYLQVELDKDSTKYVTINTHQGLYQFSRLPFGVASAPAIFQRLMDTILRGVPHVICYLDDLLITGVDEEDHLHNLEQVLKLFTEHGLRLKKEKCIFLAKSVEYLGHQISKEGIQALPSKVDAIAQAPEPKNVQELRSFLGLLNYYGKFIKNLSSILYPINQLLQASHKWEWTQECQEAFTEAKKQLTSSDVLTHYDPDLPINMAADASAYGIGAVISHVLPDGAERPICFASRTLTTSEQNYAQLEKEALALVFGTKKFHQYLYGRKFTLITDHKPLTAIFGPKKGIPSLAAARLQRWAIFLSGYDYNIQFKPTQAHSNADALSRLPLPVQDSYETADINAIHTFNVAQIEALPVTSQQVQTATRHDPTLSKVLKYVKSGWPQKVTPDLQPYFNRRLEIGIESGCLIWGIRTIIPQNLHAKTLRALHENHPGMSRMKAIARSYVWWSGLDKDIENQAKACLSCQEQASKPAVAPLHPWVWPNSPWKRIHIDYAGPFLNKMFLVVVDAHSKWPEVIQMSSTTSQNTIEALQALFARYGLPEQIVSDNGAQFTSQEFSDFVQANGIRHIRSAPYHPSTNGQAERFVQTFKRAMKAGKREGLSLKTRLAQFLLSYRSTPHATTNVSPSELFLQRKVRTRFDLLKPNTEGNVSDKQMKQKQQHDKHAKPRTFSVGQQVMLKDFRTNGTWLPGSIVQQTGPVSYKVEIGDGRILRRHIDHIRDRTHSLSTTESSQDDITNPNDFDDTAAHKDLQDFEVSPDQSTDPSPTPPDESPSTGALTARQYPQRNRNRPDRYGGYTNI, encoded by the coding sequence ATGGCAGCCACACACTATGGAACTCTCAACAATTACAGACCAGACCAAGAGTCTATCAAGACCTACCTGGATCAGGTAGACCTCTACTTCACGGCGAATACAGTCCCTGATGATAAGCAAGTACCTATTCTCCTCAGCTCCATTGGTGCAACGACCTACAGTCTTCTATGTGACTTGCTTGCACCTGAGGCTCCCAAATCGAAGACAAAGGGAGAAATATTTGCTGCACTACGGAAGCACTACGAACCGACACGAGCGGTGATCGCAGAACGTTTTCATTTTCAAAAAAGGGATCAAGTCCCTGACGAATCTTTAGCAGAATACGATGCAGCTCTACGCAAGCTGgcaacacactgcaatttTGGGGCGTATCTCACCGAAGCCCTACGTGACCGTTTCGTTGCAGGACTCCGAAGCGAAGCAATGCAAAGAAGACTATTAGCCGAAACAGAACTTACTTTGAAGAGAGCAATGGAAATCGCACAGGGAATGGAAGCAGCAGAAAGCAACACCAGAGCACTCAAGGCCAGCAACCCCTCCATCAAGAGCATACAAAGCAAAAGGAGACCGCAGCCAAACCAACCTTGTTACCGCTGTGGAAAGTCGAATCACTCTGCAGCTGATTGCCGTTTCAAGGATGCAGAGTGTCACTCATGTGGAAAGCAGGGACACATAGCACCAGCCTGCCGCTCCAACCCACCCTCTCAGTTCAAGAAGACAGAGAAGAGACGATTCAAAACTCACCTAGTGGAACCAGATGGGAACAGCTCGACCGACTCAGAAGCTGACACTTACCACCTATACCGATTGACCGAGCCTTCTACACAGCCGATCACAGTTACAGTCAAGATCGAGGATACTCCACTCAAGATGGAAATCGATACCGGAGCTGCAATATCTATTATCTCTGAGGCCACCAGAAAGGCCAAGTTCTCTAAATTCAAGCTGCGTAAGTCAAATATTTTGCTAAAGACATATACAGATGAGGCTATGATGGTAACGGGTCAgattaatgtgtgtgttaattatggAGAACAGGTGGCTCGGCTGGTGCTGGTGGTGGTTGCTGGAAGTGGACCAAGTCTTTTTGGACGCAATTGGCTGAAGTACCTCCAGTTGGACTGGAAATGTATTGCAACTGTCAAATCTCCCCCTGCAGGTACACTAAAGAATTTGTTACACGAATACGATTCATTGTTCAAGGACGAGTTAGGTACTGTGACCTCACACAAAGCCACTCTCAGAGTACGGCCAGATGCTACTCCTCGGTTTTTCAAACCACGTCCTGTTCCTTATGCAACCAAAGAGGCTATTGGAGATGAATTGGACCGCATGGAGCAACAAGGTATCATCCAGAAAATACCTAGCAGTGACTGGGCAGCACCGTTGGTCGCAGTTCCCAAGAAAGACGGACGTTTTCGACTCTGCGGCGACTATAAAGTGACTATCAACCAAGACCTTGAAGTTGATCAGTACCCCTTGCCTAAACCCGAAGACCTATTCGCAACACTAGCAAATGGCTCCCTTTTCACTAAGCTTGATTTGTCACAAGCGTATCTACAGGTCGAACTCGATAAGGACTCTACCAAATACGTGACTATCAACACCCATCAAGGGTTATACCAGTTCAGCCGACTTCCTTTTGGCGTGGCGTCAGCCCCAGCAATATTCCAAAGACTGATGGACACCATCCTACGTGGAGTGCCTCACGTTATCTGCTACTTAGACGATCTGTTGATAACAGGAGTGGATGAAGAAGACCACCTACACAATCTGGAGCAAGTCCTCAAACTTTTTACGGAACACGGGTTGCGATTGAAGAAGGAAAAATGTATCTTTTTGGCCAAGTCGGTAGAATATCTTGGTCATCAGATCAGCAAAGAGGGAATCCAAGCTCTTCCAAGTAAAGTTGATGCTATTGCACAGGCTCCAGAACCAAAGAATGTTCAAGAACTTCGCTCCTTCCTCGGGTTGCTGAACTACTACGGAAAGTTCATCAAGAATCTCTCTAGCATCCTTTACCCAATCAACCAACTTCTGCAAGCGAGTCATAAGTGGGAATGGACACAGGAATGTCAGGAAGCTTTTACAGAAGCAAAGAAACAACTTACATCATCTGATGTGCTCACCCACTATGACCCGGACCTACCAATCAACATGGCTGCGGACGCGTCAGCCTACGGCATTGGAGCCGTTATTTCTCATGTACTACCAGACGGGGCTGAGAGACCAATCTGTTTTGCTTCACGCACGCTAACGACAAGCGAACAAAACTATGctcaactcgagaaagaagcactGGCATTGGTATTTGGTACCAAGAAGTTTCACCAGTATTTGTATGGCAGGAAATTCACGTTAATCACTGATCACAAACCTCTGACAGCTATATTTGGCCCAAAGAAAGGAATACCGTCCCTAGCAGCTGCTCGTCTCCAACGTTGGGCAATTTTTCTCTCAGGTTATGATTACAATATCCAATTCAAGCCCACTCAAGCACACAGCAATGCTGATGCATTATCACGTCTCCCCTTGCCAGTACAAGATTCGTACGAAACGGCTGACATTAATGCTATTCACACTTTCAATGTGGCTCAAATCGAAGCTCTTCCTGTAACATCTCAGCAGGTGCAGACGGCTACCCGACATGACCCAACCTTAAGCAAGGTGTTAAAGTATGTCAAATCAGGATGGCCACAGAAAGTGACACCGGATCTACAACCATATTTCAACCGCCGTCTTGAAATTGGCATCGAAAGTGGTTGCTTGATATGGGGAATTCGCACAATCATTCCACAGAACCTGCATGCAAAGACCCTTCGTGCTCTCCATGAGAACCACCCTGGAATGTCCCGAATGAAGGCTATTGCCCGCAGTTACGTATGGTGGAGTGGACTCGATAAAGACATCGAAAACCAAGCAAAAGCGTGCCTATCGTGCCAGGAACAAGCCTCTAAACCTGCAGTAGCACCACTCCATCCTTGGGTTTGGCCAAACAGCCCATGGAAAAGGATCCATATTGACTACGCTGGTCCATTCTTGAACAAAATGTTTCTAGTGGTTGTAGACGCCCATTCCAAGTGGCCAGAAGTGATTCAGATGTCTTCCACTACGTCTCAAAACACGATCGAGGCACTGCAAGCACTATTTGCTCGGTATGGACTACCAGAACAGATTGTTTCCGACAATGGTGCACAATTCACATCCCAAGAATTTAGCGATTTTGTTCAAGCCAATGGCATAAGACACATACGAAGTGCTCCATACCATCCCTCCACGAACGGCCAAGCTGAACGATTTGTACAAACGTTCAAAAGAGCCATGAAAGCTGGAAAGAGAGAAGGACTGAGTTTGAAAACAAGATTGGCTCAGTTTTTACTGTCATACCGCTCAACTCCACATGCTACCACTAACGTCTCACCGAGTGAACTGTTCCTTCAAAGAAAAGTACGTACACGATTCGATCTCCTCAAACCAAACACAGAGGGAAACGTATCTGACAAGCAGATGAAACAGAAACAGCAACATGACAAACATGCTAAACCAAGGACGTTCTCTGTTGGTCAACAAGTAATGCTCAAAGATTTCCGAACAAACGGTACATGGCTTCCAGGAAGCATTGTACAACAGACAGGACCAGTATCTTACAAAGTGGAAATTGGTGATGGCAGGATACTACGTCGACATATCGACCACATACGTGATAGAACTCATTCTCTTTCCACCACCGAGTCGTCACAAGACGATATAACAAATCCAAACGATTTCGACGATACGGCAGCTCACAAGGATTTGCAAGATTTTGAAGTTTCCCCTGATCAGTCAACTGATCCGTCTCCGACCCCACCTGATGAGTCACCCTCGACTGGTGCATTAACAGCTCGACAATATCCGCAAAGAAATCGCAACAGGCCTGATCGATATGGTGGGTACACTAACATTTAA